One window from the genome of Lutra lutra chromosome X, mLutLut1.2, whole genome shotgun sequence encodes:
- the LOC125091496 gene encoding centromere protein V-like protein 3, which yields MALASSQSLNEMDLGAQRERWETFRKRRGLSCEGAAKFLLDTFEYPGLVYHTGGCHCGAVRFAVWAPADLRVVDCSCRLCRKKQHRHFLVPASRFTLLLGAESIVTYRSHAHPALHSFCSRCGVQSFHASVSDPGVYGVTRRCLDKGTFS from the coding sequence ATGGCTCTAGCGTCCTCGCAGTCCCTCAATGAGATGGACCTGGGCGCGCAGCGGGAGCGCTGGGAGACGTTCAGGAAGCGGCGGGGCCTCAGCTGCGAGGGCGCCGCCAAGTTCCTGCTGGACACCTTCGAGTACCCAGGCCTGGTGTATCACACCGGAGGCTGCCACTGCGGCGCGGTCCGCTTCGCCGTCTGGGCCCCCGCAGACCTGCGCGTGGTGGATTGCAGCTGCAGGCTGTGCAGGAAGAAGCAGCACCGACACTTCCTCGTCCCGGCCTCGCGCTTCACTCTCCTGCTGGGCGCCGAGAGCATCGTCACCTATCGATCCCACGCGCACCCGGCGCTGCACAGCTTCTGCAGCAGGTGCGGGGTGCAGAGTTTCCACGCCTCTGTCTCTGACCCCGGCGTGTATGGCGTCACCCGGCGCTGCCTGGACAAGGGAACATTTTCCTAG